The genome window ATTGGGGAGAAGCCGCAGGAGGAATTCCTCTGGTGTTCTGGTCCATGATGATCGTTAGGACAGCCACGCTGAATGCAATGAGTACAACCCGCCCCACCCACTTTGAGGAAAGTGTATAGATCGCCATGGTGGAAGTCAGAATAAAATAGACGACCCCAATTTGAAGCGCAAGACCTTGTTGTATGAATACACGGGTAATAACAATGATTGTCAATAGAATGCTACTAAGGATGACGCCGACATCGCTTTTTCCAAGGCGGCTTAGGCGCGCACTCAAACCGAATGCGACAGCACCCGCGCCCAGGGGGATAAGAGATGACGGATCCGCTGTGAACGACCTGTTTGCGATGACCGTCAATATAAATAGCGCGCCAAGCAGCATTGCCGTGACAGTGCTGATATTAAAGGCGTTTTTGACCCTTTGTTCTTCGCTGAGGGTACTGGCGATATTGGCCTGGAATGCGGAAGACTCTGCCATCTTGTTTTTTCCTGAATTTTACTTTCCTATAAAGTACTCAAATATCTTACTCGACCTTTTTCGCGATCTGCAATTAATTATGCATTCGTAACTTCGGATATTGTGTTTAAAGACCTTCTTTTGTTTCATTATTTGCCTTTAATTCGATCAGAATATCTGCGCCGTCCAGGAACCTGCTTAATTCCAGGGCGGTTGTTTTCAGAATGCTCTCTGTGCGGACGGATGTTCCAATCTTTGCCGCGATATCCGAGATGACGCGTTCCTGCTCGGCACGGCGGGTTGTTTCTTCGAAGAGACGGGCGTTTTCAGCGGAAAGCGCCACGCGTTCGGCAACTGCCTTGATCAGGTCCATTTGATCGGCTTTTATCGGTTCCTGTTTTGGGACCATGACAGATAATGTGCCGACGGTCTCGCCGCGCAGAATGATCGGAGTAGATATCACCTGTCGTTCCTCGGTTGTTTCCTGGTTTGGCAGGTTTTTTTCTTCGAGGGGGGTTGCGCCGCTGACGGTGTAGCGAAAGCCGGTTATTTTTCGAGCCTGTGGCAATTGCCTCCAGCTTTCACGGGAGTAATTGCGGTAGATCGCTTCCGCTTCGGCCAGGGATTTTTGTGTCTGGTCATATAAACGGGCGTTTTGAATCGCAATGCCAACCTGATCCGCAAGTGTGGACAGCACCTCGATATCGTCGGATGTAAAGGCATTAACCTCAGTGCTTTGAACATCCAGCGCGCCAATGATTTTGCCGGACACTGTCAAGGGCAGCGCCATTTCGGAATGAGTATCGGGCAGATCCGGGTTATTGAAGAAGACGACGTCTTCCCCGACATCACGCGCGATGCGCGGATTGCCCGAGCCTGTCACGAAGCCGACAATGCCTTGTTCGCCGATCCTCAACTGGTGACCGCGGTTCAACATTCGCTTGCCGCCTTCACTGTTCGCCGCGCCGAGCACTGCGTAGTGATTGCTCGCATCGTTCAGGAAAATACCGACATGATAAAACCCGAATTGGCGGCTGACCACGTCTGCAATTTGCGGGAGTAGTTCCTGCAAATTCTGTGTGGTATTGATCGCCTGCGCCACTTTTGCGATTGCTTGGTATTGTTTTTCCCGGCGTTCTTCCTTTTTTAATTCCATTTCAAGTTCCGATGTGCGTTCCGCCACGCGTTTTTCGAGGGATTGAATCAGATCCCTTAAATTAGACGTCATCAAATTCAGCGTTTCAGACAACGTGCCGATTTCATCGCGGGATTGAAAATCCGCTTTTGCGTCAAAATTTCCGGCAATGATCTCGTTTGCGACACGCGTGAGGGATTTCAGTGGAGCAGTCAGCCTTGTTCCGATTCCAAGTGAGGCAAAGGACGCTGCGGCAAATACCAGGATGACCAGCAGGATGCTTATCCTGATCGTGTTGCTCGTCTCCTCGGCAATTTGACTGCTCACGATGGCGGCTTCCCTCAACAGTTCCTGCGAGGGAACGATGATGGCAAGGCTGTATTGCACTTCGGGTATTTTCTGGTAGACAATATAATGTTCGCTGCCTCCCAGGGTTGCGATGGACACGTCTCCATCACCGGCGGTTACCCTGTTCAGGATGTCAAAAAAATCGGCAGGCGCGTTTGGAAGTTTTTCCGGGTTCAATATTTCGCCGAGCGGGACGTTCTCTGCAGTTACGCCAAAATCACCATATGCGGATTCGGGCAATGCGATCAAACGTTTTTCTTCATCCACGAGGAGCGCGTAGCCGCTTTCACCAACACGAATGTTTGAAACCAGGTTTGTGATTTGAATAAGCTGGATGTCCATCGCGGCAACACCCTGCAGTTCATCCCTTGAGTCGAAAACCGGCACACTGGTTGTGATGACAAGCCCGTTCAACGCTGCGTCCTGATAGGGCGTTGACCAGACAACATTCCGGTCAGGATTCTGTGCAGGAGCTGCATCAACGAACCAGGGGCGTCCGGTTACATCAAAGTCTGGAGGAACGATGGCGGCCAGATCTATGTTTGGATAATAGATGGTCTCACGCGATACCCCTCCAAAATAAATCGCAACGATATCGGGATTACCGGCAAGGATCGAGGGAAGCATGAGTTCGATTTGTTTCACCACGTTTAATTTTGATATAAGTTCATCCGTAAGCTGGACGTCGGCCGGCATGAAAATGGACGCGACCTCTGAGTTGGCATTGTCCCAGTTCCCGGACGACAGGCGGAAGAGGGATGTACTTGCGTCCCAGTACATGCCATTGTTCAGGAG of Anaerolineales bacterium contains these proteins:
- a CDS encoding GAF domain-containing protein, which gives rise to MIKTLLSIFDILEKTPLGRLNLRTKLTLGNMAIIFIAIFGMGYYVYFRIQESNATLTSQLETNVRSKAEDSLLTTSKEQAALLNSFFASMSKDTATLGSIQEDMFSRETLLNNGMYWDASTSLFRLSSGNWDNANSEVASIFMPADVQLTDELISKLNVVKQIELMLPSILAGNPDIVAIYFGGVSRETIYYPNIDLAAIVPPDFDVTGRPWFVDAAPAQNPDRNVVWSTPYQDAALNGLVITTSVPVFDSRDELQGVAAMDIQLIQITNLVSNIRVGESGYALLVDEEKRLIALPESAYGDFGVTAENVPLGEILNPEKLPNAPADFFDILNRVTAGDGDVSIATLGGSEHYIVYQKIPEVQYSLAIIVPSQELLREAAIVSSQIAEETSNTIRISILLVILVFAAASFASLGIGTRLTAPLKSLTRVANEIIAGNFDAKADFQSRDEIGTLSETLNLMTSNLRDLIQSLEKRVAERTSELEMELKKEERREKQYQAIAKVAQAINTTQNLQELLPQIADVVSRQFGFYHVGIFLNDASNHYAVLGAANSEGGKRMLNRGHQLRIGEQGIVGFVTGSGNPRIARDVGEDVVFFNNPDLPDTHSEMALPLTVSGKIIGALDVQSTEVNAFTSDDIEVLSTLADQVGIAIQNARLYDQTQKSLAEAEAIYRNYSRESWRQLPQARKITGFRYTVSGATPLEEKNLPNQETTEERQVISTPIILRGETVGTLSVMVPKQEPIKADQMDLIKAVAERVALSAENARLFEETTRRAEQERVISDIAAKIGTSVRTESILKTTALELSRFLDGADILIELKANNETKEGL